Genomic window (Candidatus Methylomirabilota bacterium):
GCATGGTCGCATTTGCTCTGGCTGCCCCAGGGGCACCGGTGGCACTCGATGGCCGCGAGCTCGCCCTCGGGCCCCCTGCTCCGCTCGCGCTCGACGAGCTCGGGAATCGAGAGCCCTTCGAGCTGCTCGGAGAGGCTCTTTGTCCGCCGCTCCCAGTCGCGCGGCAGGTGGAGCGGCGGCGTCTGCCAGAAGATCTTCTTGAAGTTCCCTTCCTTCATCTGGACGGTGACGCCGTGGGGCAGCAGCACGGTCACGAGCATGCGGTGGCGGCGCGGGTCGAGGCCGCAGATGAGCCCGAGCGAGGCGCCGCTCTTCCGCCTCACCAGCGCCAGGCGCCCCGGCTCGGCGTCGGCGGCTCCACGCGCGCCGCGCCCGGACTTCCCACGCGCCATGCGCTGCTGCTCGAGCTGGGCGCGCGCAGCGCGGTAGCGGCCGATGCGCGGGAAGTCGCCGCACGGCGCCTCGAAGCTTCGGCCGTCGGACAGCGCCGTCTCGAGGCTTGCCACCTCCGCCTCGAGGCCGCGGATCTTCTTGAGGTTCTGGTACTGGCCGAACGACGATTCGACCGTGCGCCGGACGGTCGCCATGTCCTGCCCCGTCGCCAGCAGGAGCGCGACGGAGCCGTAGCCCAGCTTGAACTGGCTCATGACCGGCTCTGGCGGGCCGTCCACGACGCGCATCATGTCCTCGAGGCCGTCGCGGACATCGAGCGCCATGACGCACTTGCCCTCGGGGTCGATGCCGCGCCTGCCTGCCCGGCCGGCCATTTGGGTCAGCTCGTTATGAGTGAGCGAGCGGAAGCCGCGGTCCGTGCGCTTGGTCAGGGACTGCAGCACCACGCTCTTGGCGGGCATGTGGATGCCGAGCGACATGGTCTCGGTGGCGAAGACCATCTTGCAGAGCCCTCGCTCGAAGAGGAGCTCGATGAGACGCTTCACGGAGGGCAGCACGCCCGCGTGGTGGAGCCCCACGCCCATGCCGAGCGCCTGGAAGATCGACTGGTTGAGCGGGGACTCGGCGATGGTCGGGGTGTCGGAGACGGCTTCGCGGATGGCGTCGTCCACCTGCTGCTGCTGGATCTTGCTCAGGAGCGGCTTGCCCTCGGCCAGCACCGTCTCCATCGCCCGCTCGCAGCCGGCGCGGCTGAAGATGAAGTAGATGGCGGGCAACCAGCCGCGCGTTTCCAGCTCGTCGAGCATCACCGTCGGATCCACCACGCGGCGCGTGTACCACCGGCCCTTGTCGTTGTGGCCGCCCTCGCGCTCCTGGCCGAGGAGGCGCACCTTGCCGTTGCGGACCGCGTCGTAGGCGTGGAGCTCCCCCGAGAGATCGGCCACGAGGTACTGGAGCGGCACGCTGCGATGCGGGTGAGTGATGGGGACGATCGGGCGGTGAACGAGGCTGATCCAGTCGGCGATCTCGGCGATGTTCTTGACCGTCGCGGAAAGGCCCACCAGCGCGACGTCCTTAGGCGCGTTGACGATGATCTCCTCCCAGACGGTCCCCCGCCCCTCGTCGCCCATGTAGTGGCACTCGTCCAGCACCACGAACTCCAGGCCGTCGAGGCCGCCCGTGTAGAACATGTTGCGCAGGATCTCGGTGGTCATGACGACGACGGAGGCGCGCGCGTTGACCTTGACGTCGCCGGTCAGGATGCCGACGTGCTCCGGGCCGAACTGCCGGCAGAAGTCGGCGTACTTCTGGTTGGACAGCGCTTTGAGCGGCGTCGTGTAGGCGATGCGGCGCTGGCGCGCGAGCGTGGCGTGAATGGCGAACTCCGCGACCAGCGTCTTGCCGGAACCAGTCGGCGCCGACACGATCACGGACTTGTCGTCCTGGATGGCGCGGATGGCGTCCAACTGGAAGGGATCCAACGCGAACGAGTAGCGGGCCTTGAATGACTCCAGCAGGTCGTTGCTCACGTCCAAGCCTCCCCTCGCCGCGTCATCACCTTAGCACGGTCTTGCGGGGGCGGGAAATCCCGCTTAGGCTGTGGTGCATGAAGCTCACCGGCAAGGTCGCCCTCATCACGAACGTCAGCGAGTTCATGGGCCCCGCGATCACGGAGGAGTTCTGCCGCGAGGGAGCCTCGGTCGCTCTCCACGACCGCAACGAAGCCGCCGCCGCGCCCATCGCCGTCATCGCCGCCGGATTGGGGCGCGAGGCGCAGGTCCTCACCGGCGATCTGACGCGCTCGGCCGAGGCCGACCGCGTCGTCGACGCGGTGGTCGCGCGCTTCGGCCGGCTCGACATCCTCGTCAACAACAGCGCCAACCCGCCCACGGGCAGTCCGACCGAACAGGTCACGGACGCCCAGTGGCGCGCGATGATGTCGCGGCTCCTCGACGAGCCCTTCTACTGCCTGCGCGCGGCGCTTCGCGTGATGCGCCCGGCCAAGCGCGGCAAGATCATCAACATGTCCTCGGCCGCGGCGTTCCCCGGGCTGGCCAACTACGCGGCGTACTCGGCGGCGCGAGCGGGCGTCAACGGCCTCACCAAGGCCGTCGGACGCGAGGTCGCGCGCGAGGGCATCCAGGTCAACGCCATCGCGCAGAACTACGTCGAGAACCCGACGTACTTCCCGACGTCGCTCACGAACGACCCGCAGAAGCTCGCGCGCATGGTGAAGAACATCCCGGCGGGCAGGCTCGCGCGCGGCGAGGAGTCGGCGCGGCTCGCGGTATACCTGGCCTCGGAAGACGCCGACTTCTTCGTGGGGCAAGTGATCCCGTTCTCGGGCGGATGGGTGACGCCGTGATCGTCTCGCATGTCGGGATCACGGCCGCCGACGACTACCTCGAGCGCCGGGCCGCCCACCGTGAGGCGCATCTCGCGCGGATCACGGAGCTCCGCAGGCTCGGCTTCGTGGTCGGCGGCGGCCCTTCGCCCGACGGCAAGACGGCCGACATCGTCTACCGCTCACCGCAGGCCGGCGACCTGACGCGGTTGATCGAGGAAGATCCGTACTGGACAGGCGGCGTCTGGAAGGCCTGGCAGCCCCGCGACTTTTCCCAGTTCCTCGAGCCGTGGGAGATGGTGCCGCTCGTTGTCGACGGCTCGCGCAAGGTGACGATCATGGAAGGCGAGGCGCCCGACGTCGAGATGGCCTCCTTCGCCCTGATCGAGGCGCGCGGCGGAGGCCGCATGGCCTTCGGAGGCTTCTTCCCAGGCGGCGCCACATGGGCTCTCATGCGCTCGACGGAGCCGGACACGGTGCTGGCAGAGCTCGCAGAGACCGGATTCTGGAAGCCCGGCAGCCTCACCACCCGCCCCCTGCTGCACGTCCTGTAGCTCCCGCCCCTCACCACCCCTCGAATCCCGGCGGCCCCAAAAGGCCAGAAGTTTTGGTTGACACAACTTTTTCCATTAGGTATACCTAACTAACATTCACTTAAACGGGGGAGCGCGATGACGGCATTGGTGAAGGCAGGCATCGGGGCGCTGGTCCTGGGCGCCGCGCTCGTGGCGGCGTTCCCGTCGGGGGCCCAGGAGGTCCCGGAGGTCGCGCTCCAGATCGAGCAGAACCGCTTCCAGCCGGAAGAGATCCGCGTGAAAGCCGGCCAGGCCTTCGTCCTGGTCATCACGAACAAGGACAAGGGGCCGGAGGAGTTCGAGAGCAAGGACCTCAGGATCGAGAAGGTCATTCCCGCCGGCAAGACCGTGCGCCTTCGGATGCCCGCGCTCAAGGCCGGCAGCTATGCATTCGTGGGCGAGTACCACGAGAAAACGGCCAAGGGCCGGATCATCGTCGAGTAACCCGTGGGGGCCACCTTCATCATCACGCTTCGCGAGGCCTTCGAGGCCTCCCTCCTCCTCGGGATCGTCTACACCTATCTCAACAGGATCG
Coding sequences:
- a CDS encoding DEAD/DEAH box helicase, whose translation is MSNDLLESFKARYSFALDPFQLDAIRAIQDDKSVIVSAPTGSGKTLVAEFAIHATLARQRRIAYTTPLKALSNQKYADFCRQFGPEHVGILTGDVKVNARASVVVMTTEILRNMFYTGGLDGLEFVVLDECHYMGDEGRGTVWEEIIVNAPKDVALVGLSATVKNIAEIADWISLVHRPIVPITHPHRSVPLQYLVADLSGELHAYDAVRNGKVRLLGQEREGGHNDKGRWYTRRVVDPTVMLDELETRGWLPAIYFIFSRAGCERAMETVLAEGKPLLSKIQQQQVDDAIREAVSDTPTIAESPLNQSIFQALGMGVGLHHAGVLPSVKRLIELLFERGLCKMVFATETMSLGIHMPAKSVVLQSLTKRTDRGFRSLTHNELTQMAGRAGRRGIDPEGKCVMALDVRDGLEDMMRVVDGPPEPVMSQFKLGYGSVALLLATGQDMATVRRTVESSFGQYQNLKKIRGLEAEVASLETALSDGRSFEAPCGDFPRIGRYRAARAQLEQQRMARGKSGRGARGAADAEPGRLALVRRKSGASLGLICGLDPRRHRMLVTVLLPHGVTVQMKEGNFKKIFWQTPPLHLPRDWERRTKSLSEQLEGLSIPELVERERSRGPEGELAAIECHRCPWGSQSKCDHAWKGLEALEGRLGQKREMLDAFKNAYWQEFCRVVAVLERFGAVQDNKLLTKGQLIAGLRHDNELLISEMVDRGVFEDTTLAEAAALCSCLIEESRSGDSAVARLFLKKRPKLKRKLQDLESVAHTVLEVQRHHHLPMPVGVSTGFMPSVFRWASGEDDWSGIVEESFGGHEGDLIRALRRLIDLLRQLGEAPEVPQALAGLLGRAARVVDRGIVLESALI
- a CDS encoding SDR family oxidoreductase; its protein translation is MKLTGKVALITNVSEFMGPAITEEFCREGASVALHDRNEAAAAPIAVIAAGLGREAQVLTGDLTRSAEADRVVDAVVARFGRLDILVNNSANPPTGSPTEQVTDAQWRAMMSRLLDEPFYCLRAALRVMRPAKRGKIINMSSAAAFPGLANYAAYSAARAGVNGLTKAVGREVAREGIQVNAIAQNYVENPTYFPTSLTNDPQKLARMVKNIPAGRLARGEESARLAVYLASEDADFFVGQVIPFSGGWVTP
- a CDS encoding cupredoxin domain-containing protein, producing the protein MTALVKAGIGALVLGAALVAAFPSGAQEVPEVALQIEQNRFQPEEIRVKAGQAFVLVITNKDKGPEEFESKDLRIEKVIPAGKTVRLRMPALKAGSYAFVGEYHEKTAKGRIIVE